Proteins found in one Seonamhaeicola sp. S2-3 genomic segment:
- a CDS encoding UDP-glucose--hexose-1-phosphate uridylyltransferase has product MNSNLQDFSHKRYNILTGEWVLVSPHRAKRPWQGQNEEISNKKRPTYDENCYLCAGNTRINGEVNPKYEDVFIFTNDFAALQKDSPDFSVEDGLLMAQSEKGICKVICFSPDHSKSLADMTPSEIQKVVFAWQNQYKELGDNDLINYVQIFENKGAVMGCSNPHPHGQIWSQSSLPNEVVKKNTQQLNYYNKKKSSLLGDYLAQELEKNERIIFQNDSFVVLVPFWAIWPFETMIVPKKHQNNILEMNNDDTYLYAEAISTITKAYDKLFNTSFPYSSGIHQAPTNGKNNDHWHWHMSFYPPLLRSATVKKFMVGYEMFGTPQRDITAEQAVKTLKTLI; this is encoded by the coding sequence ATGAATTCTAATCTTCAAGACTTTTCACATAAACGTTACAACATTTTAACAGGCGAATGGGTTTTAGTTTCACCCCATAGAGCTAAACGTCCATGGCAAGGACAAAATGAAGAAATCTCTAATAAAAAGAGACCAACTTATGATGAAAACTGTTATTTGTGTGCTGGAAACACAAGAATAAATGGTGAAGTAAACCCTAAATATGAAGACGTTTTTATATTCACTAACGATTTTGCAGCACTACAAAAAGATTCCCCAGATTTTTCTGTTGAAGATGGTTTATTGATGGCGCAAAGCGAAAAAGGCATTTGTAAAGTAATTTGTTTTAGTCCAGACCACTCTAAAAGTTTGGCAGATATGACTCCTAGTGAAATTCAAAAAGTTGTTTTTGCATGGCAAAACCAATACAAAGAATTAGGTGATAACGACCTAATAAACTACGTACAAATATTTGAAAATAAAGGTGCTGTAATGGGCTGTAGCAACCCACATCCTCACGGACAAATATGGAGTCAATCATCATTACCTAATGAAGTTGTTAAAAAAAACACACAACAATTAAACTACTATAATAAAAAGAAAAGCAGTTTATTAGGCGATTATTTAGCCCAGGAATTAGAAAAAAACGAACGCATTATTTTTCAGAATGATTCTTTTGTAGTATTAGTACCCTTTTGGGCTATATGGCCTTTTGAAACTATGATTGTTCCTAAAAAACATCAGAACAATATATTAGAAATGAACAATGACGACACTTATTTATATGCCGAAGCTATTTCAACAATAACCAAAGCCTACGATAAACTTTTCAACACGTCATTTCCTTACTCTAGTGGTATTCATCAAGCACCAACCAATGGCAAAAACAATGACCACTGGCATTGGCATATGAGTTTTTATCCACCTTTATTACGAAGTGCTACGGTTAAAAAATTTATGGTAGGCTATGAAATGTTTGGAACCCCACAACGAGATATAACTGCAGAACAAGCTGTAAAAACCCTTAAAACACTAATATAA
- the ftsZ gene encoding cell division protein FtsZ: MSSDKEFESIAFDLPKHQSNVIKVIGVGGGGSNAINHMFQQGIKGVDFYICNTDAQALQNSGVPNKIQLGVNLTEGLGAGANPEIGEQAAVESFEEISRMLDSNTKMVFITAGMGGGTGTGAAPIIAKMAKDLDILTVGIVTMPFQFEGRMRIEQSQKGIEKIRDVVDSLIVINNNKLREVYGNLGFKAGFSKADEVLSTAARGIAEVITHHYTQNIDLRDAKTVLSNSGTAIMGSATAAGQNRAQDAIRKALDSPLLNDNKITGAKNVLLLIVSGSHEITIDEIGEINDHIQDEAGHGANIIMGVGEDESLEESIAVTIIATGFNIEQQDEISNTETKKVIHSLTSEDQDLGSEEKEPVIIAPAVELEKKEEPAIVRHTLDLDSEEEEQPKAKNSIKKEPSRTHSLDLIPTSEIIKNIDVVYKEVKAVDDDEDFIIKPVTKMSADVDDTKDVEIAADTIEEEQQITLTFDLPLPNKTEEEKTKEEDVVSFNLNEDVKDIKVNDYTELVTVTETNEDGDIRYTLDDHMEVESSMNKKKSTDAVEEVDNDIVFEKKIVHENVVEEEVEEEIDPMNTPISELLKERAAERRRKMKDFNYKFNSAKIDDIEKVPAYKRQGVALDETKHSSETDMSRTSVGLDDNDDIKLRSNNSFLHDNVD, translated from the coding sequence ATGAGCAGCGACAAAGAATTCGAAAGTATAGCATTTGATTTACCTAAGCACCAGTCAAATGTCATTAAAGTAATTGGTGTTGGTGGCGGTGGTAGTAATGCCATTAACCACATGTTTCAACAGGGTATTAAAGGCGTAGATTTTTACATCTGTAATACAGATGCACAAGCACTTCAAAACAGTGGTGTTCCTAATAAAATTCAGTTAGGTGTTAATTTAACTGAAGGATTAGGAGCAGGTGCAAACCCAGAAATAGGAGAGCAAGCCGCAGTAGAAAGTTTTGAGGAAATTTCTAGAATGTTAGATTCTAACACTAAAATGGTATTTATTACTGCCGGAATGGGAGGCGGTACAGGTACAGGAGCTGCACCAATAATTGCTAAAATGGCTAAAGATTTAGACATTTTAACCGTTGGTATCGTTACCATGCCATTTCAGTTTGAAGGTAGAATGCGTATAGAACAATCTCAAAAAGGGATTGAAAAGATAAGAGATGTTGTAGACTCTTTAATTGTAATTAATAACAATAAACTAAGAGAAGTTTACGGAAACCTTGGTTTTAAAGCAGGATTCTCAAAAGCAGACGAAGTGCTATCAACCGCTGCTCGTGGTATAGCCGAAGTTATAACACATCACTATACACAAAATATAGATTTACGTGATGCTAAAACAGTATTAAGCAATAGTGGTACTGCTATAATGGGGTCTGCAACGGCAGCAGGTCAAAATCGTGCCCAAGACGCCATAAGAAAGGCTTTAGATTCGCCACTATTAAATGATAATAAAATTACAGGTGCCAAAAACGTATTGTTGCTTATTGTTTCTGGTTCTCATGAAATCACAATAGACGAAATAGGTGAGATTAATGATCATATTCAAGATGAAGCCGGTCATGGAGCCAATATTATTATGGGGGTTGGTGAAGATGAAAGCCTAGAAGAATCTATTGCTGTAACTATTATAGCTACGGGTTTTAATATTGAACAACAAGATGAGATTTCTAATACAGAAACCAAAAAAGTTATTCATTCACTAACATCTGAAGATCAAGATTTAGGATCAGAAGAAAAAGAACCTGTAATTATTGCTCCAGCTGTAGAATTAGAAAAGAAAGAAGAGCCTGCAATTGTGCGTCATACTTTAGATTTAGACAGTGAAGAAGAAGAGCAACCAAAAGCTAAAAATTCAATAAAAAAAGAACCTTCTCGTACTCATAGTTTAGATTTAATTCCCACATCAGAAATTATTAAAAATATAGATGTGGTTTACAAAGAAGTAAAAGCAGTTGATGATGATGAAGACTTCATAATTAAACCAGTTACAAAAATGTCAGCAGATGTAGATGACACTAAAGATGTTGAAATAGCAGCCGATACAATTGAAGAAGAACAGCAAATAACTTTAACCTTTGATTTGCCACTTCCAAATAAAACAGAAGAGGAAAAAACCAAAGAAGAAGATGTTGTTTCTTTCAATTTAAACGAAGACGTAAAAGATATTAAAGTTAATGATTATACAGAACTTGTTACAGTAACAGAAACTAATGAAGATGGAGATATTCGTTATACCTTAGATGATCATATGGAGGTTGAATCTTCAATGAATAAAAAGAAGTCAACAGATGCTGTTGAAGAAGTTGATAATGATATAGTTTTTGAAAAGAAAATTGTTCATGAAAACGTTGTTGAAGAAGAAGTAGAAGAAGAAATAGACCCAATGAACACACCTATTTCAGAACTACTAAAAGAAAGAGCAGCAGAAAGAAGACGTAAAATGAAAGACTTTAACTATAAATTTAATAGTGCAAAAATTGATGATATAGAAAAAGTCCCAGCCTACAAACGTCAAGGTGTAGCTTTAGATGAAACCAAACATTCATCAGAAACAGATATGTCTAGAACAAGCGTTGGTTTAGATGATAACGATGATATTAAATTAAGAAGTAATAATTCTTTTTTACATGATAATGTAGACTAG
- the galK gene encoding galactokinase, which yields MAFKNKLKSSMNTALINDVKEAYVKEFNTEPVLIFSPGRINIIGEHTDYNEGFVFPAAVDKGIAAAIQKSNSGVSTAYALDMNSKVEFKLDSLKPLKEGSWENYVFGVISEIQNRNKVLGNFNIVFKGNIPSGAGMSSSAALENSVVFGLNELFNLGFTKEEMIFISQKAEHNYVGVNCGIMDQYASMFGIKDHALLLDCRTIKAKPYKIDFKNYQLLLINTNVKHSLSDSAYNDRRSACEHIAKLLHVKALRDATEDDLETIKNEVTPANYQKALYVIQENERARKASKAMENNDIEKLGELIYGSHEGLSKQYKVSCEELDFLVEKAKESGYVIGARMMGGGFGGCTINLIEKGKAEIFKETVSKAYKEKFNKDCSVYFVNLSDGTHLVK from the coding sequence ATGGCATTTAAAAATAAATTAAAATCTTCAATGAACACAGCGTTAATAAATGATGTAAAAGAGGCTTATGTTAAAGAATTTAACACAGAGCCCGTTCTAATATTCTCTCCAGGGAGAATTAATATTATAGGAGAACACACCGATTATAACGAAGGTTTCGTATTTCCAGCAGCAGTAGATAAAGGTATAGCTGCAGCTATTCAAAAAAGTAATTCTGGAGTTTCAACTGCCTACGCATTAGATATGAATAGTAAGGTTGAATTTAAACTAGACTCCTTAAAACCATTAAAAGAAGGAAGCTGGGAGAATTATGTTTTTGGTGTAATTTCAGAAATTCAAAACAGAAATAAAGTTCTTGGTAACTTCAATATTGTCTTTAAAGGCAATATTCCTAGTGGAGCAGGCATGTCTTCTTCGGCAGCATTAGAAAACAGTGTAGTTTTCGGTCTAAATGAATTATTTAACTTAGGTTTTACCAAAGAAGAAATGATTTTTATTTCGCAAAAAGCAGAACATAATTACGTTGGTGTAAATTGCGGTATTATGGATCAATACGCCAGCATGTTTGGCATAAAAGACCATGCCTTATTATTAGATTGTAGAACCATAAAAGCAAAACCATATAAAATTGATTTTAAAAACTATCAATTACTATTAATAAACACAAATGTAAAACACAGCTTATCTGATAGCGCTTATAACGACAGACGATCGGCATGTGAACACATTGCCAAACTTTTACATGTAAAGGCTCTGCGTGATGCTACTGAAGACGACCTTGAAACCATTAAAAACGAAGTAACTCCCGCAAATTACCAAAAAGCACTTTACGTTATTCAAGAAAATGAAAGAGCTAGAAAAGCCTCTAAAGCTATGGAAAATAATGACATTGAGAAACTTGGAGAATTAATTTATGGTTCTCACGAAGGGCTTTCAAAGCAGTACAAAGTAAGTTGTGAAGAACTCGATTTTCTTGTTGAAAAAGCCAAAGAAAGCGGTTATGTTATTGGAGCTAGAATGATGGGAGGTGGTTTTGGTGGCTGCACCATAAATTTAATTGAAAAAGGTAAAGCCGAAATATTTAAAGAAACCGTTTCTAAAGCATATAAAGAAAAATTTAATAAAGACTGCTCTGTTTATTTTGTAAACCTTTCAGATGGTACACACCTAGTAAAGTAG
- a CDS encoding GatB/YqeY domain-containing protein, producing the protein MSLQQEVMSALKEAMKAKDQTALTALRAVKSAILLAKTESGSGEELTEEQELKLLQKQVKQRKDSAAVYIEQGREDLAAPELAEAEVISKFLPEALTEEEIEKVVVATIDQVGAEGMKDMGKVMGIVSKELAGQADGKTISTIVKAKLS; encoded by the coding sequence ATGAGTTTACAACAAGAAGTTATGTCTGCTTTAAAAGAAGCAATGAAAGCTAAAGACCAAACAGCTTTAACCGCTTTAAGAGCAGTAAAGTCTGCTATTTTATTAGCTAAAACTGAAAGCGGATCAGGAGAAGAGTTAACAGAAGAACAAGAGCTTAAATTACTTCAAAAACAAGTTAAGCAACGCAAAGATAGTGCTGCTGTTTATATAGAACAAGGAAGAGAAGATTTAGCAGCACCAGAGTTGGCAGAAGCTGAAGTTATTAGTAAGTTTTTACCAGAAGCGCTAACCGAGGAAGAAATAGAAAAAGTAGTAGTAGCTACCATAGATCAAGTAGGCGCTGAGGGTATGAAAGATATGGGAAAAGTTATGGGTATTGTTAGTAAAGAATTAGCAGGACAAGCAGATGGCAAAACTATATCTACCATAGTGAAAGCCAAATTATCATAA
- a CDS encoding GntR family transcriptional regulator yields MIKIKDKIGTPKYKQIINSIEELIISGELKKGDQIPSLNQVKNEHNLSRDTVLMAFNQLKNRGIIQSVVGKGYYVSSENINVTQKIFLLFDELNSFKEDLYNSFLENLGNDIQVDIYFHHFNRNSFSKLIQENNGDYNYYVIMPANLEQAYNDIKNLPPDKVYILDQIHDDLLNYPAIYQNFKKALYNNLNDVKHLIKKYKHLILVNTNNKQPQGMLDGFTEFCKTYNFKFSILNTLKDKKPTTGDLYIIPDDENLLRIIKKMKESNLSLGKDIGVISYNDTLLKEIVEGGITTISTDFNAMGKRLAEMILNKENAQIENTINLIIRNSL; encoded by the coding sequence ATGATAAAGATTAAAGACAAAATTGGCACCCCAAAGTATAAACAAATTATTAATTCAATTGAAGAGTTAATAATTTCAGGCGAACTTAAAAAGGGAGACCAAATCCCCTCTTTAAATCAGGTAAAGAATGAACACAACCTATCTCGCGATACGGTATTAATGGCTTTTAATCAACTTAAAAACAGGGGCATTATTCAATCTGTAGTTGGAAAAGGATATTACGTTTCTAGCGAAAACATTAATGTTACGCAGAAGATTTTTTTACTATTTGATGAACTTAATTCTTTTAAAGAAGATTTATATAATTCGTTTTTAGAAAATCTTGGTAATGATATACAAGTAGATATTTATTTCCATCATTTTAACAGAAATAGTTTTAGTAAATTAATACAAGAAAACAATGGAGATTATAATTATTATGTTATTATGCCTGCTAATTTAGAACAAGCCTATAATGACATTAAAAATCTCCCCCCCGATAAAGTTTACATTTTAGACCAAATTCATGATGATTTGTTAAACTATCCGGCTATATATCAAAATTTTAAAAAAGCACTTTATAATAACCTAAATGACGTTAAACATCTTATAAAAAAATATAAGCATTTAATTTTAGTTAATACCAATAATAAGCAACCTCAAGGGATGTTAGATGGTTTTACCGAATTTTGCAAAACTTATAATTTTAAGTTCTCAATTTTAAATACCTTAAAAGACAAGAAACCAACAACAGGGGATTTATATATAATTCCTGATGACGAAAACCTTTTGAGAATCATTAAAAAAATGAAAGAATCTAACCTGTCTCTTGGTAAAGACATTGGGGTAATATCGTACAATGACACCTTATTAAAAGAAATTGTTGAAGGAGGGATTACCACTATTTCAACAGATTTTAACGCTATGGGCAAACGTCTTGCAGAAATGATTTTAAATAAAGAAAACGCTCAGATAGAAAACACAATTAATTTAATTATTAGAAACTCATTATAA
- a CDS encoding aldose 1-epimerase — translation MYNIKQNRELNTLEIENSNHQLYAKIYLDKGACLQELTLNGHAIIKDLSPLSYTNTYASSILFPFANRIKNGKYIFNNKTYQFEINEPNNNNALHGLVFNKTFEFIDKKVTNDAASITLAYNETNKCNAFPFTYNIQLEYTFSKENFSLKVTVKNTDEKAFPFTLGWHPYFQSSNLFESSIKFNSSKKIVLDERCITTGITDTNTSQEIKIAGQQFDDCWILDSDEVVFKTPKYNLTFNATGDNNFLQIYTPPKENTIAIEPTTGVSDSFNNKIGLQVLKASDSYNITWHLKIN, via the coding sequence ATGTATAATATAAAACAAAATAGAGAACTAAATACTCTTGAAATTGAAAATTCAAATCATCAATTATACGCTAAAATTTATTTAGATAAAGGAGCTTGCCTTCAAGAGTTAACACTAAACGGTCATGCTATTATAAAAGACTTATCGCCTTTAAGCTATACAAATACTTATGCATCATCCATCTTATTTCCTTTTGCTAATAGAATAAAAAACGGTAAGTATATTTTTAACAATAAAACCTATCAATTTGAAATAAACGAACCCAATAATAACAATGCTTTACACGGCTTAGTTTTCAATAAAACTTTTGAATTTATCGATAAAAAAGTAACTAATGATGCTGCATCAATTACATTAGCATATAATGAAACAAACAAATGTAACGCATTTCCGTTCACCTATAATATTCAGTTAGAATACACTTTTAGTAAAGAAAATTTCAGTTTAAAAGTAACAGTAAAAAATACCGACGAAAAAGCATTTCCATTTACTTTAGGGTGGCATCCATATTTTCAAAGTAGTAACTTGTTTGAGAGTTCAATTAAGTTTAATAGCTCTAAAAAAATTGTATTAGATGAGCGATGTATCACCACAGGAATAACAGACACAAACACCTCTCAAGAAATTAAAATAGCTGGTCAACAATTTGATGATTGCTGGATTTTAGATTCTGATGAAGTAGTTTTTAAAACTCCAAAATACAATTTAACATTTAATGCTACGGGTGATAATAATTTTCTACAAATATATACACCTCCAAAAGAAAACACCATAGCCATAGAACCTACTACAGGAGTTTCTGATAGTTTTAACAATAAAATAGGGTTGCAAGTATTAAAAGCAAGTGACTCTTACAACATAACATGGCATTTAAAAATAAATTAA